A single region of the Globicephala melas chromosome 12, mGloMel1.2, whole genome shotgun sequence genome encodes:
- the NEURL3 gene encoding E3 ubiquitin-protein ligase NEURL3 isoform X3 encodes MTRGPAESFGNLSTDLLQTQAPVSEDPRLMGAQICCQADAEMPREALRFHAEAVGAQVRLDAQRSTARRRATFRDGIVFSQRPVRPGERVELRVLCHECGWVGGLRVGFTRLDPERVTASGLPPFVCPDLEQQSPTWAAMLPDGCGLTGDVVRFWVNRLGRLFAQILQSAPRPQPCRGSSVMRLCLSSKPQQERSVPSASTRLPTPALSPAATHTSAAAVPGGSSGTRPNAPCVAGRLRRWPRLGTLLLWALV; translated from the exons ATGACAAGGGGACCTGCTGAATCCTTCGGAAACCTGTCCACCGACCTTCTTCAGACCCAGGCACCAGTGTCCGAGGACCCCAGGCTGATGGGGGCTCAGATCTGCTGCCAGGCTG ACGCCGAGATGCCCCGAGAGGCGCTCCGTTTCCACGCCGAGGCCGTGGGCGCGCAGGTGCGTCTGGACGCGCAGCGGAGCACCGCGCGCAGGCGCGCCACATTCCGCGACGGCATCGTGTTCAGCCAGCGGCCGGTGAGGCCCGGAGAGCGCGTGGAGCTGCGCGTGCTGTGTCACGAGTGCGGCTGGGTTGGCGGCCTCCGCGTGGGCTTCACGCGCCTGGACCCCGAGCGGGTGACCGCGTCCGGCCTGCCCCCCTTCGTGTGCCCGGACCTGGAGCAGCAGAGCCCGACGTGGGCGGCCATGCTGCCCGATGGCTGCGGGCTCACCGGGGACGTGGTGCGCTTCTGGGTGAACCGCCTGGGCCGGCTCTTCGCCCAG ATCCTACAGTCAGCGCCCCGACCCCAGCCATGCCGTGGGTCCTCAGTGATGAGGCTCTGCCTGAGTTCAAAG CCACAGCAGGAGAGGAGTGTGCCATCTGCTTCCACCAGGCTGCCAACACCTGCCTTGTCCCCTGCGGCCACACACACTTCTGCAGCTGCTGTGCCTGGCGGGTCTTCAGGGACACGGCCAAATGCCCCGTGTGTCGCTGGGAGattgaggcggtggcctcggcttgGGACTCTCCTGCTCTGGGCCCTGGTGTAG
- the NEURL3 gene encoding E3 ubiquitin-protein ligase NEURL3 isoform X1 → MTRGPAESFGNLSTDLLQTQAPVSEDPRLMGAQICCQADAEMPREALRFHAEAVGAQVRLDAQRSTARRRATFRDGIVFSQRPVRPGERVELRVLCHECGWVGGLRVGFTRLDPERVTASGLPPFVCPDLEQQSPTWAAMLPDGCGLTGDVVRFWVNRLGRLFAQVNAGPRLLLRKDVLMGAPLWAVMDVYGTTKAIELLDPTVSAPTPAMPWVLSDEALPEFKATAGEECAICFHQAANTCLVPCGHTHFCSCCAWRVFRDTAKCPVCRWEIEAVASAWDSPALGPGVGARL, encoded by the exons ATGACAAGGGGACCTGCTGAATCCTTCGGAAACCTGTCCACCGACCTTCTTCAGACCCAGGCACCAGTGTCCGAGGACCCCAGGCTGATGGGGGCTCAGATCTGCTGCCAGGCTG ACGCCGAGATGCCCCGAGAGGCGCTCCGTTTCCACGCCGAGGCCGTGGGCGCGCAGGTGCGTCTGGACGCGCAGCGGAGCACCGCGCGCAGGCGCGCCACATTCCGCGACGGCATCGTGTTCAGCCAGCGGCCGGTGAGGCCCGGAGAGCGCGTGGAGCTGCGCGTGCTGTGTCACGAGTGCGGCTGGGTTGGCGGCCTCCGCGTGGGCTTCACGCGCCTGGACCCCGAGCGGGTGACCGCGTCCGGCCTGCCCCCCTTCGTGTGCCCGGACCTGGAGCAGCAGAGCCCGACGTGGGCGGCCATGCTGCCCGATGGCTGCGGGCTCACCGGGGACGTGGTGCGCTTCTGGGTGAACCGCCTGGGCCGGCTCTTCGCCCAGGTAAACGCGGGCCCCCGGCTCCTGCTGCGTAAGGACGTGCTCATGGGCGCCCCGCTCTGGGCCGTGATGGACGTGTACGGGACCACGAAGGCCATCGAACTGCTGG ATCCTACAGTCAGCGCCCCGACCCCAGCCATGCCGTGGGTCCTCAGTGATGAGGCTCTGCCTGAGTTCAAAG CCACAGCAGGAGAGGAGTGTGCCATCTGCTTCCACCAGGCTGCCAACACCTGCCTTGTCCCCTGCGGCCACACACACTTCTGCAGCTGCTGTGCCTGGCGGGTCTTCAGGGACACGGCCAAATGCCCCGTGTGTCGCTGGGAGattgaggcggtggcctcggcttgGGACTCTCCTGCTCTGGGCCCTGGTGTAGGTGCTCGGCTCTGA
- the NEURL3 gene encoding E3 ubiquitin-protein ligase NEURL3 isoform X4 yields the protein MTRGPAESFGNLSTDLLQTQAPVSEDPRLMGAQICCQADAEMPREALRFHAEAVGAQVRLDAQRSTARRRATFRDGIVFSQRPVRPGERVELRVLCHECGWVGGLRVGFTRLDPERVTASGLPPFVCPDLEQQSPTWAAMLPDGCGLTGDVVRFWVNRLGRLFAQVNAGPRLLLRKDVLMGAPLWAVMDVYGTTKAIELLDPTVSAPTPAMPWVLSDEALPEFKGGHHRTENFNQGQSVRQLVPRQ from the exons ATGACAAGGGGACCTGCTGAATCCTTCGGAAACCTGTCCACCGACCTTCTTCAGACCCAGGCACCAGTGTCCGAGGACCCCAGGCTGATGGGGGCTCAGATCTGCTGCCAGGCTG ACGCCGAGATGCCCCGAGAGGCGCTCCGTTTCCACGCCGAGGCCGTGGGCGCGCAGGTGCGTCTGGACGCGCAGCGGAGCACCGCGCGCAGGCGCGCCACATTCCGCGACGGCATCGTGTTCAGCCAGCGGCCGGTGAGGCCCGGAGAGCGCGTGGAGCTGCGCGTGCTGTGTCACGAGTGCGGCTGGGTTGGCGGCCTCCGCGTGGGCTTCACGCGCCTGGACCCCGAGCGGGTGACCGCGTCCGGCCTGCCCCCCTTCGTGTGCCCGGACCTGGAGCAGCAGAGCCCGACGTGGGCGGCCATGCTGCCCGATGGCTGCGGGCTCACCGGGGACGTGGTGCGCTTCTGGGTGAACCGCCTGGGCCGGCTCTTCGCCCAGGTAAACGCGGGCCCCCGGCTCCTGCTGCGTAAGGACGTGCTCATGGGCGCCCCGCTCTGGGCCGTGATGGACGTGTACGGGACCACGAAGGCCATCGAACTGCTGG ATCCTACAGTCAGCGCCCCGACCCCAGCCATGCCGTGGGTCCTCAGTGATGAGGCTCTGCCTGAGTTCAAAG
- the NEURL3 gene encoding E3 ubiquitin-protein ligase NEURL3 isoform X5, translated as MTRGPAESFGNLSTDLLQTQAPVSEDPRLMGAQICCQADAEMPREALRFHAEAVGAQVRLDAQRSTARRRATFRDGIVFSQRPVRPGERVELRVLCHECGWVGGLRVGFTRLDPERVTASGLPPFVCPDLEQQSPTWAAMLPDGCGLTGDVVRFWVNRLGRLFAQVNAGPRLLLRKDVLMGAPLWAVMDVYGTTKAIELLDPTVSAPTPAMPWVLSDEALPEFKGDAGTSPGPGRSHVPRSN; from the exons ATGACAAGGGGACCTGCTGAATCCTTCGGAAACCTGTCCACCGACCTTCTTCAGACCCAGGCACCAGTGTCCGAGGACCCCAGGCTGATGGGGGCTCAGATCTGCTGCCAGGCTG ACGCCGAGATGCCCCGAGAGGCGCTCCGTTTCCACGCCGAGGCCGTGGGCGCGCAGGTGCGTCTGGACGCGCAGCGGAGCACCGCGCGCAGGCGCGCCACATTCCGCGACGGCATCGTGTTCAGCCAGCGGCCGGTGAGGCCCGGAGAGCGCGTGGAGCTGCGCGTGCTGTGTCACGAGTGCGGCTGGGTTGGCGGCCTCCGCGTGGGCTTCACGCGCCTGGACCCCGAGCGGGTGACCGCGTCCGGCCTGCCCCCCTTCGTGTGCCCGGACCTGGAGCAGCAGAGCCCGACGTGGGCGGCCATGCTGCCCGATGGCTGCGGGCTCACCGGGGACGTGGTGCGCTTCTGGGTGAACCGCCTGGGCCGGCTCTTCGCCCAGGTAAACGCGGGCCCCCGGCTCCTGCTGCGTAAGGACGTGCTCATGGGCGCCCCGCTCTGGGCCGTGATGGACGTGTACGGGACCACGAAGGCCATCGAACTGCTGG ATCCTACAGTCAGCGCCCCGACCCCAGCCATGCCGTGGGTCCTCAGTGATGAGGCTCTGCCTGAGTTCAAAG